The following proteins come from a genomic window of Dysidea avara chromosome 12, odDysAvar1.4, whole genome shotgun sequence:
- the LOC136241890 gene encoding chordin-like protein 1 isoform X1, translating into MKQVICLLLLSTILLGGTQGHNVYIINLNCSNFEKDTGEVFHPYRQINGSNQEDHCVECRCDETRLTATCLELECPELKCHKVIQKEGECCKSCDTSDVVNLVDHEYATKCIRGGSAYSDLTVIPSLNTSNPCEVCYCWEGEIACDSILKTCPKPRCRSSELIWDPKQCCPSCPPSTIARPAGQGKTCKEHGIIYHDGDTWNPYYPRFGVLDCYLCTCKNGKRDCTKMPCPEVRACTADDPVEDVTICCPKCTQIPTDQYTTEPPEQDKKNDTYQPPVLQPDPPTPMPCKDKCLHKVYRSADGYEDQIAIESMVARNVDVFIWSPDFSTMQYTSKYFSDHFINKRFTYIGCAMQSSLTMLQNRFNHVRRRKNLTRCQKRCVDKVIKILKPANKQGDSKSCN; encoded by the exons ATGAAGCAAGTTATTTGCCTTTTGCTACTATCTACCATTCTACTGG gtgGGACCCAAGGCCACAATGTATACATCATAAACCTTAATTGTTCAAATTTCGAAAAAGATACTGGAGAAGTTTTCCATCCTTACAGACAGATAAATGGATCAAATCAAGAGGACCATTGTGTTGAGTGTAGATGTGATGAG ACACGGTTGACTGCAACATGTTTGGAGCTTGAATGTCCTGAACTGAAATGTCACAAAGTTATCCAGAAGGAAGGAGAGTGTTGCAAGAGCTGTGATACTTCAG ATGTGGTGAACCTTGTAGATCATGAGTATGCAACTAAATGCATCCGTGGTGGAAGTGCATATTCAGATTTAACTGTTATCCCATCCCTGAATACTTCAAATCCCTGTGAAGTCTGCTATTGTTGG GAAGGAGAAATTGCTTGTGACAGCATATTAAAGACTTGTCCAAAGCCCAGATGTAGAAGTAGTGAACTTATATGGGATCCAAAACAGTGCTGTCCTAGTTGTCCACCAA GTACCATTGCTAGACCTGCCGGCcaag GCAAAACATGTAAGGAACATGGCATCATTTATCATGATGGAGACACATGGAATCCATACTATCCCAGATTTGGTGTTTTGGATTGCTATTTGTGCACTTGCAAG AATGGGAAGAGGGATTGTACAAAAATGCCATGCCCAGAAGTGAGGGCATGCACTGCTGATGATCCGGTTGAAGATGTGACTATATGTTGTCCAAAGTGTACACAAATACCAA CTGATCAATATACTACAGAGCCACCTGAACAGGACAAGAAAAATGATACCTACCAGCCACCAGTGTTACAACCAGATCCGCCAACTCCAATGCCTTGCAAGGACAAATGTTTACACAAAGTCTACAGATCAGCAGATGGATATGAAGACCAAATTGCTATAGAGTCCATGGTTGCAAGGAATGTTGACGTATTTATTTGGTCACCTGACTTCTCCACAATGCAGTATACTTCAAAATACTTCAGTGATCATTTTATTAACAAAAGATTTACATACATTGGATGTGCCATGCAAA GTTCACTTACTATGCTACAAAACCGATTTAACCATGTGAGGAGAAGAAAGAATCTTACTCGATGTCAAAAACGCTGTGTTGATAAAGTTATTAAAATACTGAAACCAGCTAACAAGCAAGGAGACTCTAAATCATGTAATTAA
- the LOC136241890 gene encoding chordin-like protein 1 isoform X2, with amino-acid sequence MKQVICLLLLSTILLGGTQGHNVYIINLNCSNFEKDTGEVFHPYRQINGSNQEDHCVECRCDETRLTATCLELECPELKCHKVIQKEGECCKSCDTSDVVNLVDHEYATKCIRGGSAYSDLTVIPSLNTSNPCEVCYCWEGEIACDSILKTCPKPRCRSSELIWDPKQCCPSCPPSTIARPAGQGKTCKEHGIIYHDGDTWNPYYPRFGVLDCYLCTCKNGKRDCTKMPCPEVRACTADDPVEDVTICCPKCTQIPKPPEQDKKNDTYQPPVLQPDPPTPMPCKDKCLHKVYRSADGYEDQIAIESMVARNVDVFIWSPDFSTMQYTSKYFSDHFINKRFTYIGCAMQSSLTMLQNRFNHVRRRKNLTRCQKRCVDKVIKILKPANKQGDSKSCN; translated from the exons ATGAAGCAAGTTATTTGCCTTTTGCTACTATCTACCATTCTACTGG gtgGGACCCAAGGCCACAATGTATACATCATAAACCTTAATTGTTCAAATTTCGAAAAAGATACTGGAGAAGTTTTCCATCCTTACAGACAGATAAATGGATCAAATCAAGAGGACCATTGTGTTGAGTGTAGATGTGATGAG ACACGGTTGACTGCAACATGTTTGGAGCTTGAATGTCCTGAACTGAAATGTCACAAAGTTATCCAGAAGGAAGGAGAGTGTTGCAAGAGCTGTGATACTTCAG ATGTGGTGAACCTTGTAGATCATGAGTATGCAACTAAATGCATCCGTGGTGGAAGTGCATATTCAGATTTAACTGTTATCCCATCCCTGAATACTTCAAATCCCTGTGAAGTCTGCTATTGTTGG GAAGGAGAAATTGCTTGTGACAGCATATTAAAGACTTGTCCAAAGCCCAGATGTAGAAGTAGTGAACTTATATGGGATCCAAAACAGTGCTGTCCTAGTTGTCCACCAA GTACCATTGCTAGACCTGCCGGCcaag GCAAAACATGTAAGGAACATGGCATCATTTATCATGATGGAGACACATGGAATCCATACTATCCCAGATTTGGTGTTTTGGATTGCTATTTGTGCACTTGCAAG AATGGGAAGAGGGATTGTACAAAAATGCCATGCCCAGAAGTGAGGGCATGCACTGCTGATGATCCGGTTGAAGATGTGACTATATGTTGTCCAAAGTGTACACAAATACCAA AGCCACCTGAACAGGACAAGAAAAATGATACCTACCAGCCACCAGTGTTACAACCAGATCCGCCAACTCCAATGCCTTGCAAGGACAAATGTTTACACAAAGTCTACAGATCAGCAGATGGATATGAAGACCAAATTGCTATAGAGTCCATGGTTGCAAGGAATGTTGACGTATTTATTTGGTCACCTGACTTCTCCACAATGCAGTATACTTCAAAATACTTCAGTGATCATTTTATTAACAAAAGATTTACATACATTGGATGTGCCATGCAAA GTTCACTTACTATGCTACAAAACCGATTTAACCATGTGAGGAGAAGAAAGAATCTTACTCGATGTCAAAAACGCTGTGTTGATAAAGTTATTAAAATACTGAAACCAGCTAACAAGCAAGGAGACTCTAAATCATGTAATTAA